CCATTCATTCATGTACTTCACTGAAACAGACTGtctcaacacacacaggaattCCAAATGTCTGGAAGTCATTTTTAATTACCTTTGTTCTAGGCTTCAATCAATTGTGGCTTGATTCCACAAGACATGACAGGCGTGTCGCATGCCGGCTACGACATGACCGCTGGAAGTGATCCCGGCCACTCTAGACCAGTGGTTTTCAAACTTTGCATGGCCGAGACACACCAAAGGACAAGCCAAAATCTCAAGGCACTCCTTCATATCTGTCCAAAACAGCCTCTATAACACATTATAGCTGCTATAATACGTGTTACCGTGAGGTTCAACTAAACAATCTACCTAAAGCCTGTATAAAACAATGGCGACAGTCATGGATgaaagtattggcacccctcTGGAAGTTTTGGTTTTCTAGGTTTTTTGctaaaataaccaaaccagCATGATTTCAATAacttaacacaactaaaacaacaattggtttccccaaattcaacacaaaataccaccaaAATGCTGCGGGAAATGAATACCTCAAGGCCAAAAGTGTTGGCACCCCTTCACAACAAGTGTCTTTTGTACtgataaaagcacatttctcttTGTAAGAATCTTGTGTTAAGGTTATGGGTAGTCACACTTCAGCTCTGGTAGCATTCCTGACAAATATCAGTCCATTTCTAAAGGACCATAGACTCCAGTTGACTAACATTACAGCTCAATTGATTTCTATGGAAGGCATGATGTTTTCTCCAAGGATTTCCTATTTAAATGAATCTACCTTCCCCTTTACATGCAGCTGATTTTCAGTGCCAGAGGAAGCAAAATAGCCCTACAGTATCACCTAGTTATTGCCATGTTTCAGTTTAGACAGGGTCCACTTTTCGGTGTATGCTTCATCTTTCCTCGTCCATACATGCTGCTGTTCCATAGgcatgaacagaacagaatactGAACCAAAACCATATAAATGAGTGACCATAGGTTTGGCAGTTAATTCTATAGAGCAACAGAACAAAACTAGAACCTTTTGGGCCTCCTGACCAGCGGTTATGTCTGGaggatgaagaatgaagaatacCCTGAAAGGTGCGCCATGCTTAATGTGAAGCATGGCTACAGCCAGGTGATGCTCTAGGGCAATTTTGCTTCCTCTGGTGCTGTAAATCAGTAAAAGGTGAGGGAGAagattgatttattgaaatatttggaAATCCAAGGAGAAaacatgaccccccccccccccccccccccagcgaGCGAGCAACTCCTTCCCCCCGTCGCATATGCACAATAAGCTTCTCAGTTaaaaaagctgctgaaacacCAATGGAAGTTTTGAAATTGGTCTATAATAATTAGTATCTGTGTGGTCAGGGTGGGGTTTACTTCCTGAGTGGCTGCAAGATTGCATGTTTAAAAATGCCAGTACTTCACCAGACATAAGAGAGCTATTTTGTGCAGACAAAGTGGAGAAACTTGGTGTCAAATCCCTCTTTCAGGAGAAACGAGTACATGGACACCACTGGAACATGCATGAGCTCAGATAGTAGATATTTTACTGACAAAGACATTCAGAAAACTATCACAACCTGGTGAGGTTGTGTTACCAAAGTCATTGTCAGAGGGGCTTTTTAAGGAGCTTAATGgtttgaaaaaacattttaaaaatatgtcaCTCTCACAGACTTAACAGCcccttaaaaaaacattaaggaACATGTCACAGGATACTTGTAAAAAGGGTTGGCAAGCATGGGATGCACATTTTACCATTTATTAGAATAACAGAATGCCAGATTGGCTCACGGCATGCAGATCAGATGCCAAAACTATGGCTGCAGATTGCCAGCCACCCACGGCATGTCCTGTCCGAACAACCCAATTGGTCATATGGGCACCGAAAAGACGCGGAAATGCTTTGCAACGCTACCGCCTCCAGTCTGAACCCGGTGAAGCAACCAGACAGTTACACAGGGCAAACTTTCTGCTGTGTCAAGAAAGGGAAATGAGCATGTATAAATAACTAGACTGACACAAGACAGTCATCTGAGCTGaggctgcaaaaaaaacaacagtcaaCCTCAAATACGACAACAATGCTGCTATTGCTGCTGTATtcaggtactgcttttatcTCATTGTTTTATGTTCACTACATCAGGAGAACCCATACATTATTCATTCACCTGTTTCATCTACAGGCCACACCAAGCGCCAGTTTGTTCACTCAATTATTTGGTGGGCCGGCCTGTGAGACACTTCGTAGTAGAGACAAACCAAGAAGTACAcaatactgttttttttaagccaatATTGAGATTTGacagtttaaagctgctctaatcagtATTTCTGCATTAATAACTGGTCACATGACTATGTAAATCTGAAAGCGCTCgctcatagtgacaaacccaaAGAATTATTAACCAATTAACTTtacagttcccctcagctctacgcAGCATTTCATTGTCTTTCGGCtgattgtattgtttttgaCAGTACGCAGCTTAACTGTTTTGATTCAGACTTGCTGCTCTCATCGCGATCTTTtccagagctgctttcagctgcagctgttttcagtaaaaaagaTTTGAAGAACCCACCGTGCACTACTTGCCCAGTACAAAAAGACAGACCAGCAACTAGCTGGGGAACATTATGGTgtatcagttattgcaggtttaacaGAGGACAAGAGAAAAACCTGAATGAAAGACTGGGGAAACAACATGAATGCAGATGCCAGACAAGCTGAGTGGCTCATATAACAATGCTGAGCACACCCATTTGATTCTAATTTTAGATGGCAAagtacaattacaattagtcattttggcagacacttttgaagtacatatgaattcacataCTGATGGCAAAgcatttttttggggggggggtcagtatgttgcccaaggatacttcggcatgtggactgccgaggccagggattgaaccaccgaccCCCTGGtaggtggacgaccgctctaccccctgagccacagccgccacAGAGTAGAATTCACTTAGATGAGACATCCTGGGCGAGTGCATGTGTGGCATAAATCAAGAGAATGGTACAGGCCTGAATGCTTGACCCCTGGGTTTTGGACCCACTTAAAGGGTCTAATTAATGTAGTAGTAACTGTATTAGCACCTGCATTTGCAGTAATGGGGCAAgagtgaggtctgtggattatgtACACTAACAGGGATGGTGTCTCTAAAAGGGATGTTTCTGTTAAATTTAATGTCACCCATCGCTGCTGTGAGGACCACCAGATTCTCTGCTTGGCTTGTGATCGCTGAAGGTAACAAGGTGAgaatgtgtttctctttttagtTATTTACTTGACACCAACATTTAAATAACATATTTTGCCAATAGGTTATCCAATGATGATAGGTAGCTTAAGTAAGGTCTCAGCTAAAGTTAAGTCTTTCAACACTACCTCATTGAGTGCAGTGGGATACAAAGCTACTGGTGATTGTTAGGTTCGTTTTACCAAAAAAAGATGAGACAAATCATTTTGTAGGCGAGCCGACCGCAGTTTACAGTCATGTCCACCATAAAGGCTGCAGTCAGCTAACATTTGTCTGCATGGAACCGGCGAGACAAGCTAACTTCAAGATAGCCTCACTTAGCGGTTAGCGAACACGTCTGTGCAGCTGAACGGTCTTCTTTCGGGAGTGAAGCATTACTGAAATACATTCAGACACACTCACCTCGCCGGTCCATCGTCTGGTCCCGATAACGGCTTCCACATTACTTTCTTTCACACCATCGTAACCTCAAAGACAGGCTGTTTTCGAACCACACATATATGCTGTTCTGTCAAAACATTAGCGTCTGAGCTACAAACTGTAGTTTCCTACGGGAAGTCACGTTGTCCAAAATAGCTACAAGCGTGCCCACGTGCGGAGAGACCGGCATAATAATGTCACAGTGGCGTGGTTTAATGTGGAACCTCACGTGTGACATGCATCTGGCCAGCTGCTCCATGAAGCaggtcattttctctttttaacatGACATTTCGTCATTAGTTTTCGTCCCGACAAAGACTTAAAATCACTGCGTCAGTTTGATACAAAATTTCAAATCAAAATTCTATTGTTTTATAGCATTTCTTGGTCAGACTTCGAGCTGTGGTACACAGCTTTCTCTTTTCCTTAAGCCCAATGGATGATTGTTTTTGATCATGTTTAATAAatgcagaaaactgtgaagaaTCGTCATTTAATGGAATATACTTCCCACCAAGGCTCATTAAGACATCCACCCCTCTGTGAATCCAATAGACAAATGATGAAAATTTTTTGACTGGTCAAAGCATGAAAAGCACAAGTGcaaataataacattaacaattgCTGTgatccatttagctgcttcagtttcaaggTTCTGGTACTTTGCATGCTGGCTCACGGTCATGGCTAGGTGGGACACATGAATACAACAGAGCTATTGTTAGTGTGAGCAACACCTGTGTTTCACTTACTATGACACGTCAaactgtctgcagtgaaaaaagcCTTTTGTGCACGCTCACATACACCTTCTGTGTAGGCTTTGACCTTTGATCTTGCACTAATTGTAGCAACATATGCAAGTTTACAACCATAACATCAGAGAGAGGTAAGATACATGTTGTTTCAGTAAGATATGTCTTTAAATAATCTAATGAGATTCATTGGTTTCTTGTTTCAACATGAAAGCATCTTGTTACAGTGAACCATTAATTTTCATATTGAAGCTTTTTGGCTATTAAGAATGACTCATTAGATCTGTTTCATGTAAAGGCAATCCACAAAAGATAAATTCAATCTTTCCTAATCcataaacatatatttaaaaTCCACAATGAGCCCAGCACATCTTTAATGaacatatatttaaatatttacagcCTGGATACAATTTCATGAGATTTTTCCAAagagtaaataaacaaacatgagaAATGTGGTCCAAAATGTTGCATCACTCAAAATATTTTGCTTAACAGTTCCTTCTGGCATCATTTTCTCATGCTTTCCTGTTGTCTGCTCCCATATACTGTCCAATCGCACTCACACATATCCACACATTCACATCTCACACGCTCATGAAAATCCTAAAAGATGTTGATGCATGCAAAAGTTCCTGGTTggctcttttcttcctcttaaCTTAGTTTGAGGTATAATTAGTGGATCTGAGTCTACTGGATTTTTCAGATCTtcatgaagctgcagctctcttctctttgtAAGTTGCCATCATTTTCTTGATCTCTGCGATGGCCTTTCCTGGGTTGAGTCCCTGTGGAGACACGTGTCAAGCAGACAGTGAGTCACTAGAACTCTTTCAActctgtgagagtgtgtgtgtgtgtgtgtgtgtgtgtgtgtgtgtgtgtgtgtgtgtgtgaatgtttacTTGCAGGTACCTTGGGGCAGGTCTTGGTGCAGTTCATGATGGTGTGGCAGCGGTAGAGAGAGAAGGGGTCCTGAAGTTTAGACAGACGTTCCTCAGTGAATTCATCACGGGAGTCGATCATCCACCGGTATGCCTGTGGGATAATAACACAGTTGTCATGTGTTGCTGGCTCCATGTATTCATTTTAATACTGGGTCTTGGGATATCAGTGTTGCTATATTGGTTAAAACTTCGatgcagagtgaaatatcttgacagcCCTGAAATTTGGACAGACGCTCCTTCCCTTCGGAGGCTCCAGCACCACTGCCAGCTTAGATTTCCCACTTGTCTAACACTTCAGTTCATGACATGATTCCTCTCAAACTCATGACTGCATCTGCATCATGAGTTTTAGAGGTATCATGTCATCAACTGACATGACATCTCATGACACCCTAAAGTAAAGTCTCACATAGAAAATGCTGAATTTAACCAACATCTTCATGGTAACATCCAGCAGTTGATCCAAATGCACCAACTCTTAACATCAGCACAGGTGGTGATCCTCAGTACGGCTGAGGCTGATCAAGTACGTGTACCTGAGTGCGACCAGAGGATATTCTGATTACATATTAACAACATGGCCTTTGCTCTGGCACTACCCTCAGACTAAACGTCATACTATATCCCTACTAGTGGTGAAGATCTACCAAAGccttctttccatttttcttccAGCCAATGGTTTTGGGTGTAATGTTGctcactgatgcatcagtagGGCTCTGGACTTTAATTGTTGTTactacatttaatgtttgaatCACTGGGACATGCATCCCATAACTAAATATGATTTAAGCATATGTTCTCAAAGTGTCTTTACCCACCTGCATTAGGACAGCAGGTCCCAGGTATTTGTCTCCGTTCCACCAGTAGCTGGGACAGCTGGTGCTGCAGCAAGCACAGAGGATGCACTCATACAGGCCGTCCTGTTGGAGTAAGAAAAGCAGCTTATTCTGGCagtctctgtgctcctctgcaaCTCCACAGGACAATCACAGAAAGGTTAGTTAACCACTTCTAGTGACGAAATGCCACGATATGAAGACCTCCAATATGGCTGCCAGAGGATATGTTACATAATTTGtgggattttttatttttatttttttttgttcttaccAGTTTTTGTCTGTCCTCCACCGACTGGAAATATTGTTCCTTCCCTTCTTGAGTGTCatccttctttttcaggtaAGGCTCAATGGATTTGTACTGTGCGTAGAAGTTGCTCATATCCTGGTGTAAATCATATGAGAGAGAACTCATAACAGACACTCAAACCAGCAGTAAATTGGCCATAAAATGCTATTTTCATGAACATCTGCTGTAGCACTTTCAAATATGGTCATGGAAATAAACTGCCTAGACTCGTGGTACTTACAGGCACCAGATCTTTGACCACATACATGTGTGGGAGCGGGTAGATTTTGGTCGGTTTGCTTGTGTTGGAGTCAATTTTGTTCAGACATGCCAGTGTGTTGCCTCCATTTATGTTCATGGCACATGAGCCACAGATACCtgaagaaatacacacataatAAAAAGGTTCACTTCTGCAGACCTGCTTCtagatttcatttattttatttttgtagtgGGTGCAAGTTGCTTGTTTGTTCCTTACCCTCGCGGCAGGAGCGTCTGAATGTGAGTGTGGGGTCAATCTCATTCTTGATCTTAATGAGGGCATCCAGAACCATTGGACCACAGCTATATTAACAGAAACATggcagcagattatgacactGATAATATTCATGACAGAAGTAAAATACAGCTCAACAGGCTTCTCCTCATGGTCATGACTTACGTGTTGAGATCAATGTCATATGTCTGCATTCGTGGTTTGTCTCCGGCGGTGTCAGGGTCCCAGCGATAAATCTGGAATTTCTTGATCCTGGGTTCAGTAGCTggggcagcagcagtttgagcaTACCGCACCGTCTGTGTCACAGTAATAAACCAGAGAAGGGATTTATGAATCACATAGATGTATGAAACGGTGATTCTACAATAGGTGTAATTTATGATGTATGATgtataaataaaagcaaaataaaaaacaagagcTATGTACAAAGGAACACATCGTAATGTAACCTCACTGGTTACATGAAGCAAGGCAAAAATAGGAAGCACTTGGTAATTCTATCCTGTACCACCAGATGACCACACTAGTCCTAACACAACAACAgtaatgacattttgtttgtacTGCACGAATCTAAATGAGTTGGTTCTTAAAAGTAGAATGAAGTGGCAATCTAACGAAAGAAAATCAAAGGTACCATAAGttcaaaac
This region of Chaetodon auriga isolate fChaAug3 chromosome 10, fChaAug3.hap1, whole genome shotgun sequence genomic DNA includes:
- the LOC143327629 gene encoding succinate dehydrogenase [ubiquinone] iron-sulfur subunit, mitochondrial-like — its product is MSAVCAVLSRNALAVRNSGIMVTVRYAQTAAAPATEPRIKKFQIYRWDPDTAGDKPRMQTYDIDLNTCGPMVLDALIKIKNEIDPTLTFRRSCREGICGSCAMNINGGNTLACLNKIDSNTSKPTKIYPLPHMYVVKDLVPDMSNFYAQYKSIEPYLKKKDDTQEGKEQYFQSVEDRQKLDGLYECILCACCSTSCPSYWWNGDKYLGPAVLMQAYRWMIDSRDEFTEERLSKLQDPFSLYRCHTIMNCTKTCPKGLNPGKAIAEIKKMMATYKEKRAAAS